Sequence from the Neptunomonas japonica JAMM 1380 genome:
CACCATAGAGTCTTAAGCGAGCAATACCTCCATCAGGGAAAATATTAAGACGAATATGGGTCCAAGGGCGTTCGTCATCAATCTGGAATAAATTATGGCTATTACCGCTCAAACTGACAGGGCTTAAAACGCTTTCCCATGTGGTGTGCTCATTAGGGGCTTTATCGGGTGAGAAGCAGGCTTCTAAAGACGCAGAAGGAGGGTAGTTGCCCGTAAAGTAAGAGGTATCAATATCAACACCTTTGAATACACCCGCAACGCCTAAGCGGACAATCGCGTAATCATATCCCTCAAAGCGTTTTCGGCGAGACTCCCATCCATCCATCCATTTTCCGTTGTCATCATAGACATCATCTTTCCATACCGGCGCTTCTGGTTGCAGCATGCGGTTGACTTCAGCAAACCAGTCGTCGGTAACAAAGGTGGCTATGCTTCCTAATCGGCTATCAGCAAGGTTTAGAAAATGGGTGAATTCAGTTGGTAGGCTCATCGGTGTTTCTCAGAAAGGTTATAGGGCTTCAAGTCGAAACAGTGCGATTTTGTTGATCTCTGTTATCGCCTGTTTAAATTCGGTGTCTATATCGTTATGGATACGTATTTCAAAGGCTTTTAGTATCTGTAAGCGATTACTTCCTTTCACTGCCATGATAAATGGAAAGTTAAATTTGTCTTTGTATGCCTTGTTCAGCTCTGTGAAGCGTGCAAACTCTTGAGGGTTACATTGATGTATGCCGGCTCCGGCTTGTTCGTCGGTTGAAGAGGCGGTTAGTTCATTGCGCATAGCCGCTTTACCGGCTAAATCTGGATGAACGTTAATCAATCTGAGTTGCTGCCGTTTAGAGGCGTTTATTAAAATATCAGACATTAATTGGTGCAGTTGCTGTATATCATCAGCATTGATCGATGGTAAGAGCATATAAGTGTGCTCTGCGATCCAAGGCGAGTGTTCGTAAATATCTTTAAAATGCTCTACAAATGAAGCTTTAGCCATTGTGCTGGGGTGTAGGGTGCTGAACTTCATGATACCGCCCTTTTTTGTGTTTTATGAGGCGGTTTGTAAGGGTGGTGCTCATACCAGTGGCGTGCAATGTCAATGCGGCGAGCATACCAGACCTTCTCAAACTGTTGTGTATAGGCAATAAAGCGCTTGAGTGCAGCGATACGTCCAGGACGGCCAATTAAGCGGCAATGAAGGCCTATAGATAGCATTTTGGGTGCGTCCTCACCTTCTTCGTAGAGTGTATCGAAGCTATCTTTCAGGTAATTAAAGAATTGCTCACCGCTGTTAAAGCCTTGGACCGTTGAAAAGCGCATATCGTTTGTATCGAGTGTGTAAGGAATCACTAAGTGCCCTTTGTCTTGATTTGCAACCCAGTAAGGCAGGTCATCATCATAGGCATCTGAGTCGTATAAAAAACCACCTTCTTGCATTACAAGTTTACGAGTATTGATGCTGTTACGGCCGGTGTACCAGCCCAAAGGGCGTTCACCGGTAATAGTAGTGAGAATGCTGATGGCTTTATCAAGGTGTACGCGTTCCTCTTCTGGGCTCATGGTTTGATAGTCGATCCAGCGATAACCATGGCTGCAAATTTCGTGATTAGCCGCGGCCATAGCTTTGATAACATCAGGGTGGCGTTCAGCGGCCATAGCAACCGCAAATATGGTAAGAGGGATTTGATGCCTCTTAAAGAGATCGAGGATTCTCCACACACCTGCACGGCTGCCGTATTCGTAGATAGATTCCATGCTGATGTGGCGTGCGTGGCGAAAAGGCTGAGCAGAAGGTATTTCAGATAGAAACGCTTCAGATTCTTCATCCCCGTGTAGTACGCAGCGCTCGCCACCTTCTTCATAATTTAAAACGAAGGACAGTGCGATTTTTGCATCGTTAGGCCAACGTGGCTGTGGTGGGCGTCCAGCATAGCCAATAAGATTACGGGGGTAGCTCATATCATTTACTCAGAATTATGGCTTTTGATAGATTAGTGAATGAATATTATCTAATTAATTGTATACAATAAAATGTGGAATATATAAAGTTATTAAGCGCTAAAAGTAGATTGTTTCTAGTAATAAATTGATTTTAAGTGAGGTATTTTAAATTTAGTAACTTGATTGTATACAATGTATTCATAAAATTTTTCTATAGGATTTACCATGGGGTATTTAACGACACATGTACTTGATACAGCACAAGGTTGCCCAGGAAGCGCAGTCCGAGTGCAATTATTTCGGCTCAGTGGTATTAGCCGAGTGCTAATAAGTGAAATGCTTACAAATACTGACGGTCGTACTGATTCTCCCATACTGCCAGAAGATGAGTTTTCAGTAGGCAACTATGAACTTGTGTTTGCCGTAGGTGATTACTTTAGGGCAAGAGGTGTTGAGCTTGCTGAACCCGCTTTTATTGATGATGTTTCAATTCATTTTGGGATAGCAGAGAAAGGCTCCCATTACCATGTACCGTTACTGGTATCGCCGTACAGTTATTCGACGTATCGAGGTAGTTAATTCAGTATCGTGCCTATGTATAAAAAAGGATCACGTTCCTTTTTATACTCTAATTAAGATTAAAAACTCGTATTTATACTGAAAAACTACTTTTTTAAGAGATTTTCGCTTTATGGCTTTACAAAATAGAGCTGCGCAAGATGAGGTGATTTATGGCCATATCTTCGATGCTATCTTAGAGCAGAAGCTTGCTCCAGGTACAAAGCTTAGTGAGGAGTCACTAGGAGATATTTTTGGTGTTAGCCGCACAGTGATTCATCGTGCGTTGTCACGTTTAGCGCATGAGAAAGTTATTGTTCTTCGTCCTAATAAAGGCGCAATGGTGGCCAGCCCAACGGTAGATGAGGCTAAGCAGATTCTTTTTGCCCGACGTGTTATAGAAAAAACAGTAATTGAGCTGGCGACAGAAAACGTAATTAATAAGCAGTTAGGTCCGTTGCGTAAACTCGTTAAGGAGGAACAGGATTGCTTTGCACGAGGAGACCGAGGCACAGGTCTCCGCTTATCTGGTGAATTTCATCTTCAACTGGCTGAAGTCTCAGGTAATAAATCGTTACATAGTTTTTTACGTAGTTTGGTGTCGCAGTCCTCATTAATCATTGCGCTATACGAAAGCGATACGCAAACCCATTGCTCTTATGATGAACACTTAGCATTGATTGACGCCGTGGCCGCAAAAGATAAGGAGAGGGCGCTACTGTTAATGGAGCACCACCTAGACCATGTTGAGCAAAAATTAACCTTGCATGATGAAAATACCAAAAGTGATTTAAAAGCTGTATTTTCTAATGTATTGGTATGAAAACGTCAGTTATAAGCCTAGATTTCCGTAATCATCGCTAAGTTTTGACTCCCCTTAATAAAAATCTTATAGTCGCTTGCCGGATGAGTAATCCGGTTTCGTTCTCGGGGCGGGGTGTAATTCCCCACCGGCGGTAAAAATAGAGGGTAGCGCACGTTACCTTATTGTTTAAGCCCGCGAGCGCCTTTTGTTTTAGTGCTTTATAGCCTGTTATAAAAGGGTCAGCAGATCTGGTGAGAACCCAGAGCCGACGGTTATAGTCCGGATGATAGAGAGCGTGTCAGACAAAACCACACTACTGTTAATTCAGTGAGTTGTTTAATGCCCGATAGATTTATATTGCGGGTATTAATTGCCTGTCCGTTCGCCCTGATTCAGCAAATTTTGATGGATTTTATCAATGAATCAGAGCTCAACGAATACACCAATGTTAGATGTAAAAAACCAACGTATCGCATTTATCCATGCTTCTTGGCATACCGATATAGTCTTGAATAGCCTAGAAGGCTTTCGGGCCGAAATGGCCGAGTGTGGTTATGATATCGATAAAATTGATGTTGTGGCCGTTCCAGGCGCTTACGAAATACCGTTGCAAGCTAAGCTATTAGCAAAATCAGGCCAGTATGCCGCTATTGCTTGCAGCGGGTTAGTGGTTGATGGGGGGATTTATCGCCATGAGTTTGTTGCTCAAGCCGTGTGTAGTGGTTTAATGCAGGTACAGCTTGAAACAGAAGTACCGGTATTAACGGCTGTACTAACGCCGCATCACTTTCACGATAATGAAGAACATGTGACGTACTTTTTGCGGCATTTTATAAAAAAAGGCCGTGAACTTGGTAGTGCCTGCGATAGTGCTATACGTTTGACGGCAGCGTCCAAGGCATTAGAGAGTACAAGAATCTAGATAATAAATAAGAGTTATTCATGTCCCGTTTGCTTGATAGAAATGCTATAGGGCATGGTGCTAAACAGTAGTAGTTATTAACCTGTAATACCCATAAGGAATACGATGTATGAATATAACGAAGGTGGAATCTGAGCCAAAATTAATTGCCTTCGTTAGTCGTGTTCCTGCTGCTGAAGTAGAGCAATGGATATTGATCTTAAATAAGCTGCTACCGGACAGCGACGTCTGTTTATTTGATAGTTTAACGCCGTTGCAAAAGCAGCAATGTACATTGGCTGTTGTGGCTAACCCAGACCCAGAAGAATTGCGCCAGTTACCTAATCTTAAATGGGTACACAGTACATGGGCCGGTGTTGAGCGTATGGTCGCTGAGCTTATGGTGGCAGGGAGTGGTGTATCATTTCCCATTGTGCGTTTGGTAGACCCTGCACTTGCGCAAACTATGGCAGAAGCGGTATTGGCTTGGACGCTCTATTTGCATCGTGAGATGCCTACTTATCGTATGCAGCAAGCTAATACTCAATGGGTGCAGCTGCCTTATATCGGGGCAAGTGATCGTACCGTTGCTATATTAGGTTTGGGCAAGTTGGGAGCACATGCTGCTAAGCGCCTGCAAGTTAACGGCTTTAGAGTGTTGGGCTGGAGTCGGCATAAAAAAACGCTTGAGAGCATTCAAACGTTTGCTGCTGAAGATGGGTTAGAAACCGTACTATCACAAAGTGATATCGTGATTAACTTATTGCCGTTAACCAATGAAACACGCGGCTTGCTTAATGCTAAGGTTTTTGGCCAATGTAAATGGGGTGTTTCTATTATCAACTTTGGCCGCGGCGCGACAGTTAATGAGGGGGACTTGATCGCCTCATTAGATGCAGGTCTTATTTCTCATGCTGTTCTTGATGTATTCGAAGAAGAGCCACTGCCGGCTAATCATCTTTATTGGGCACATGAAAAAATTACGGTATTACCGCATATTTCTGCGCCTACAAATATCAGTAGTGCCAGTAAAATTGTGGCTAACAATATACGTGAATATTATAAGTCTGGGTTGATACCTGAAGCAGTGGACCGCGCTTTAGGTTATTAAGTCATGACTTAAAATAGTAATTGATTTTCCAAAGCCATATTTGCACAAAATCTGGAAGCGATATATTGTCCACTAAATGTATAAGCTCTATATTAGCTGTATGCGCATAGCTATTTAAAAAAGAGTTGCCGTCTGCGCTATGTAACCAAATAAAACCACCAACATTTAGTACCACAGTAAACCATAAAACATTAATGAACGATTGCTTAGATGATTTGTGGCGTAAGGTTTGTTGGGCAAGCAGAGCACCAGGCCAGCCTCCTGCTAATGCAAAGAGGTGCAAGGTACTCTCTTTTGTTCTCCAGCGACCGTTGATGGCAGCCGACTTATCCAAAGCATAAGTGATAAAGGTGATGATACTCATTGCCAAGTAAATGGCTAAGACTAAAAAAGGCAAGGTGTATAAGGTAACAGAGGCCGTTACTAAAATAGCAAAAGCAATAAAAGCAGCAAAACTAAGTATTTTCATCATCGTGAGTTATCTGTGTTTATTGAAAGGTACCGGTGCCTTTGTGTTTGGCTTTATACATGGCGTCATCTGCAAAAGAGAGCAATGCATCAGAGGTGGTGCCGTTGTAGGGGTATGTGGCAATGCCTATACAGCAGCTGATATTTACTGTGTCATTATCGAGTTTGAATGTTCTACTGAGCGCTTTAATCAATATTTTTGAAACAGTAATGATATCTTCTCTTTTTCGTGTATTTTCTAGCAATAGTATGAATTCATCACCACCGTAGCGTGCCAATGTGTCTGATTTGCGAATTGATTTCATCATACGGCGAGCCGCCTCTTGTAAGACTTTGTCGCCAAATGCGTGGCCTTTGCTATCATTCACAATCTTAAATTTATCTAAATCAATATAGAGAAGTGTAAAGTTACTTTTGTTTCTTTCACACTGGTCAATTAAGTGCGAAATCCGTTCTAGTAACAAGTAACGGTTTGGAGTCTGAGTTAAGTGGTCATAGTGAGCAAGCTGTGTGAGATGTTCAGACTTTCTGATACGCTCAGTAATGTCTCTATTAATACCAAGTGCACCAATAATCTGATTGTTATCGTCGAGCAAAGGGACACACATAGACTCAATCCAGCCAGTTGATCCATCTTTTCGCCGCATTTTTACTTCGCCCGCCCACTTGCCAAACTCTTCAACAGCCGCAATAACTTCAGCGGTAATGTGTGCAGAGTCTTCGGGTACATGGAGAATAGAAACGGGCTCTCCGATAGCTTCCGCTTGAGAGTAACCGTATAGATCTTCGGAACCTTTGTTCCAGTCGGTGATAATACCTTGCAAGTCAGTAATGACGACAGAGTCAAAGAGGTAGTCGAACGCTTTTGCACGCTGCTCTTTCTTTTTTATATCCATTCTAAACAAACTCATTTAGCCGTGGTGACGCGATAAAAATAGGTAGATAGATAAGTAAACAGCATGATTCTCAATGTGAATATGATTGTAACAGTATAGATAAATATATTCGTAATCCAGCAAAAACGAAATGCCTTCTTTAGGCACTTGTGCCACACTGCGCGCTTTTTAAGCATTCTGAAATTTCTATGGAAACACAAATTGTATATGCCTTTGTGACGGGGCAGCAGGCAAACCGTTTTTTAAACGCGCTCAAAGTCTGGAGTGTTGCCGATGTGCAGGTAAAACTCTATCGCGGTGCCGATAAAGTTAAAGTGTCTTATTATTTTTCTGAAGACGGCTTTGATGCAACTAGCTCACAGCTTGATGAGTTGGCAGAGGTTTACGGTGGCAAGGAGCTGTTGTAATAATTAGCCGCACATCTGGAACGGTAGATTTTTAAGAATATAGCGCTTATTCTGATGATTATCGCCCTTTGAGTCCAGCTAGGGATACGGCGATAGATAAAATGGAATAGTTAGCAATGGAGTGACTGAGTAAAACTAAAACTGGATTAAAACCTCAGAGGGCTAGATTATGAGCGCCCATGATCAACCGCTTTTCTTCATGCTTGTCGGCATTTGTGCATTTCTTTTTTTCGTTGCTTGCCTGCGTCATTATAGTTCCCGTAGTTTTTTGCCGCCAGAATCATGGTTGCTATTGGCAGGTGTGGTTTATGGGTCGGTACAACATAATTACTTGCCTACTCTACCTGTTATCGAGCTCTCGCCTGAGCTGGTGATCTGGTTATTGCTACCCATTATTATCTTTGCTAGTGCTCGCAATACCTCAATCCCCGCACTCAAAAAGGATACGATACCTATCTTCTGCTTTGCAGGTTTAGGCGTTATTTTGACACTGTTTCTGATTGGTATTCCTCTCTCGTGGATCATGTCTATTCCCCTTACTGACAGTCTGTTCTTTGCGGCGGCAGTCGCTGCAACTGACCCTTCTGCCGTAGCGGCTATCTTTCAGCGCTTTCCTATTCCAGAACGATTAAATGTTTTACTCGAAGGTGAGTCTACTTTTAATGATGGAACCGCCATCGTACTGTTTAGTTTAATGGCGGCATTGGTGTTAACTGATGCGCCTCTCTCATTGGGGCAGGCGTTACTGCAATTTTCCTGGTCTATTGCGGGCGCTATTCCTCTTGGGTTAGCACTGGGTTGGTTGGCGGGGAAGCTAGTGCAGCACTGGGGAGAGCAGAACCGTTTTCCCGGTTTAACGCTGACATTGTTATTGGCATACGGCAGTTATTTGTTAGGAGAGGGCGTATTTCATGTCTCGGGTGTTATTACTGTGCTGTGTGCGTCTTTGGCATTTATTCGCAGTCGCCAGGCAGGTGTTCAGCCTAAAGAAGGTGAGTTGTTTACTTCCTTTTGGGAATATTTAGAAGTATTAGCGGGTAGCATTTTGTTTTTCTCACTAGGGACAGCGGCAGGGGCGCATGACTTTCCTATTAATTGGGCGCTTCCGGGTGTCATCATCGTATTGCTAGTGTCACGAGCGGTTATAGTTTATGGGGGTTCGTTATTATTAAGTGCATTACGCAAGCCGCTCCCTTTAGCGTGGCAGCATATAATGATGCTTGGTGGCTTGCGTGGTGCAGTGTCTGCTGCTTTGGTACTGATGATCCCTGCAGACTACATTTATCGGTTTGAGATGTTGTGCTTAGTTTTTGTTTTATGTCTTTATACGTTGGTGGTTCACCCGCCGTTGCTGCGTCTGTATTTGCAAAGAGTCAAGTTAGCTGAGACACAAGAGCAGAATTAGTGAATCTCTAGCACCTGACGCGGTGCCTTAACTTATTAAGAGAAGAAATAATTTCAAAAAACTGTCACCTTTTTCTGTGCGGTGCATCTTTATGGGTATAGATCATAAAGATGGCTAAACGGGAGAAACCTATGTCAGTTCAATTTTCCAAACCAAAAACTCTATTATCAGTCGATGTTTTACCTTCCGCTTCAACTGCTGTGCAAGAAACAACTAACCGTCGAAGTTTTTTACGTTCAGGAGGGCAGCTGACATTGTCAGCAATGGCTATTTCTATGTTGTCAGGCCTTAACGCTAAAGTGGCTAGTGCGTCAGATAAACAAACTATGATGGATATACAAATCTTAAATACAGCGATTGCTGCTGAGCATGAAGCGGTAGCCGCCTATCAAGTAGGTGCAGAAAGTGGCTTGCTGTCATCGGCTATACTCAATGTGGCAGTACAGTTTCAGGGGCATCATAAAGAACATATTGATGCACTTTCTAAAGCGGTAGGTTCTTTAGGTGGGGAGGCCGCAGGTCCATTAGCAATATATCAATTTCCAGTAGAAAAATTGAAAACTGAAACTGATGTATTAACTTTCGCCGCCTCTTTAGAGCGTGGAGCAGTGAGTGCTTATGCCGGTGCTATTCCTTTATTTGAACAACGAGAGTTGTCTAAAGCCGCTGCCAGTATTCTGGCTGATGAAGCCATGCACTGGGCAGTATTGAGACAAGTATTAGGGCTTAATCCGGTGCCGGGAGCTTTCTTTTCATGAGTGCTTGCCGTGCAGTGCTGGTATTTACATGTTGTGTATTTTGCAGCTTTAATATTAGTGCATACGCGGCACCGCCTCATTATGTTATGTGTATGGGGTGCCACTCTCCATCTTATAACCGCACAGGCCCTAAGCATTGTGGTGTATTTGGTCAGTTGGCTGCTCGTCAGGAAGGGTTTCAGTACAGTGAGGCATTAACAATGTCTCGACTGCGCTGGGATCGGCAGACGCTGGATAAGTTTCTTGAAAGCCCTGCGGCTATGGTGCCGGGTACTTCAATGACCTTTGCCGGTATAACTGATGCAAACGTGAGAACCCAGTTAATTGATTACATTGAGCTCCTCACAACTGATCATAATGATTGTCGCTAAGTAAGGTATGAACAATGGATTCTTCAGCACAAGCGTTACCAATGGATACTGCACTTTCAGGTCTACAAGAAGAAACTGATTTTGAGTTAATAATTCGGGTTCGATCAGGTTTTTCAGCGGCTTTTGAGCCATTAATGCGGCGTTATAATCAGCGTTTGTATCGATTGTCGCGTAGTTTATGTAAAAGTGATGCGGATGCTATGGATATTCTACAAGATAGTTACGTGATTGCTTATGAAAAAATAGCACAGTTTAGCGGCCCCGAAGGCTTTGCTGGCTGGCTATCTCGTATTGTACGCAATGAGGCGCTTATGCGAATACGTAGGAACAAGCTTGTTGATATTTGCTCTATCCAAGATCATGAGCCAGTTGAGTTGAATAACGAGGGGCCATCGGCTGTGTTAGCTCAGAGGCAGCTGGCAAAAATCATCGAGCAAGCTATTGACCAGTTACCTGACAGCTATTCGAGCGTATTTGTATTACGAGGTGTACAGCAGTTATCTACACAAGAAACTGCTGACTCGCTGGATCTACACATCGATGTGGTTAAAACACGTTTCTCACGAGCCAAAAAGCTTTTACGTAGCCACTTAGAGCAACACATTCAAGCGGCGGGGCTAGAAGTATTTGAGTTTGCCGGTGAGAACTGTGATGCGGTGGTTAGTAATGTCAT
This genomic interval carries:
- the uraD gene encoding 2-oxo-4-hydroxy-4-carboxy-5-ureidoimidazoline decarboxylase, translated to MKFSTLHPSTMAKASFVEHFKDIYEHSPWIAEHTYMLLPSINADDIQQLHQLMSDILINASKRQQLRLINVHPDLAGKAAMRNELTASSTDEQAGAGIHQCNPQEFARFTELNKAYKDKFNFPFIMAVKGSNRLQILKAFEIRIHNDIDTEFKQAITEINKIALFRLEAL
- the puuE gene encoding allantoinase PuuE produces the protein MSYPRNLIGYAGRPPQPRWPNDAKIALSFVLNYEEGGERCVLHGDEESEAFLSEIPSAQPFRHARHISMESIYEYGSRAGVWRILDLFKRHQIPLTIFAVAMAAERHPDVIKAMAAANHEICSHGYRWIDYQTMSPEEERVHLDKAISILTTITGERPLGWYTGRNSINTRKLVMQEGGFLYDSDAYDDDLPYWVANQDKGHLVIPYTLDTNDMRFSTVQGFNSGEQFFNYLKDSFDTLYEEGEDAPKMLSIGLHCRLIGRPGRIAALKRFIAYTQQFEKVWYARRIDIARHWYEHHPYKPPHKTQKRAVS
- the uraH gene encoding hydroxyisourate hydrolase, encoding MGYLTTHVLDTAQGCPGSAVRVQLFRLSGISRVLISEMLTNTDGRTDSPILPEDEFSVGNYELVFAVGDYFRARGVELAEPAFIDDVSIHFGIAEKGSHYHVPLLVSPYSYSTYRGS
- a CDS encoding GntR family transcriptional regulator, with protein sequence MALQNRAAQDEVIYGHIFDAILEQKLAPGTKLSEESLGDIFGVSRTVIHRALSRLAHEKVIVLRPNKGAMVASPTVDEAKQILFARRVIEKTVIELATENVINKQLGPLRKLVKEEQDCFARGDRGTGLRLSGEFHLQLAEVSGNKSLHSFLRSLVSQSSLIIALYESDTQTHCSYDEHLALIDAVAAKDKERALLLMEHHLDHVEQKLTLHDENTKSDLKAVFSNVLV
- a CDS encoding 6,7-dimethyl-8-ribityllumazine synthase; the protein is MNQSSTNTPMLDVKNQRIAFIHASWHTDIVLNSLEGFRAEMAECGYDIDKIDVVAVPGAYEIPLQAKLLAKSGQYAAIACSGLVVDGGIYRHEFVAQAVCSGLMQVQLETEVPVLTAVLTPHHFHDNEEHVTYFLRHFIKKGRELGSACDSAIRLTAASKALESTRI
- a CDS encoding 2-hydroxyacid dehydrogenase, which produces MNITKVESEPKLIAFVSRVPAAEVEQWILILNKLLPDSDVCLFDSLTPLQKQQCTLAVVANPDPEELRQLPNLKWVHSTWAGVERMVAELMVAGSGVSFPIVRLVDPALAQTMAEAVLAWTLYLHREMPTYRMQQANTQWVQLPYIGASDRTVAILGLGKLGAHAAKRLQVNGFRVLGWSRHKKTLESIQTFAAEDGLETVLSQSDIVINLLPLTNETRGLLNAKVFGQCKWGVSIINFGRGATVNEGDLIASLDAGLISHAVLDVFEEEPLPANHLYWAHEKITVLPHISAPTNISSASKIVANNIREYYKSGLIPEAVDRALGY
- a CDS encoding DUF1294 domain-containing protein; protein product: MMKILSFAAFIAFAILVTASVTLYTLPFLVLAIYLAMSIITFITYALDKSAAINGRWRTKESTLHLFALAGGWPGALLAQQTLRHKSSKQSFINVLWFTVVLNVGGFIWLHSADGNSFLNSYAHTANIELIHLVDNISLPDFVQIWLWKINYYFKS
- a CDS encoding sensor domain-containing diguanylate cyclase codes for the protein MDIKKKEQRAKAFDYLFDSVVITDLQGIITDWNKGSEDLYGYSQAEAIGEPVSILHVPEDSAHITAEVIAAVEEFGKWAGEVKMRRKDGSTGWIESMCVPLLDDNNQIIGALGINRDITERIRKSEHLTQLAHYDHLTQTPNRYLLLERISHLIDQCERNKSNFTLLYIDLDKFKIVNDSKGHAFGDKVLQEAARRMMKSIRKSDTLARYGGDEFILLLENTRKREDIITVSKILIKALSRTFKLDNDTVNISCCIGIATYPYNGTTSDALLSFADDAMYKAKHKGTGTFQ
- a CDS encoding cation:proton antiporter encodes the protein MSAHDQPLFFMLVGICAFLFFVACLRHYSSRSFLPPESWLLLAGVVYGSVQHNYLPTLPVIELSPELVIWLLLPIIIFASARNTSIPALKKDTIPIFCFAGLGVILTLFLIGIPLSWIMSIPLTDSLFFAAAVAATDPSAVAAIFQRFPIPERLNVLLEGESTFNDGTAIVLFSLMAALVLTDAPLSLGQALLQFSWSIAGAIPLGLALGWLAGKLVQHWGEQNRFPGLTLTLLLAYGSYLLGEGVFHVSGVITVLCASLAFIRSRQAGVQPKEGELFTSFWEYLEVLAGSILFFSLGTAAGAHDFPINWALPGVIIVLLVSRAVIVYGGSLLLSALRKPLPLAWQHIMMLGGLRGAVSAALVLMIPADYIYRFEMLCLVFVLCLYTLVVHPPLLRLYLQRVKLAETQEQN
- a CDS encoding ferritin-like domain-containing protein; amino-acid sequence: MSVQFSKPKTLLSVDVLPSASTAVQETTNRRSFLRSGGQLTLSAMAISMLSGLNAKVASASDKQTMMDIQILNTAIAAEHEAVAAYQVGAESGLLSSAILNVAVQFQGHHKEHIDALSKAVGSLGGEAAGPLAIYQFPVEKLKTETDVLTFAASLERGAVSAYAGAIPLFEQRELSKAAASILADEAMHWAVLRQVLGLNPVPGAFFS
- a CDS encoding c-type cytochrome; translated protein: MSACRAVLVFTCCVFCSFNISAYAAPPHYVMCMGCHSPSYNRTGPKHCGVFGQLAARQEGFQYSEALTMSRLRWDRQTLDKFLESPAAMVPGTSMTFAGITDANVRTQLIDYIELLTTDHNDCR
- a CDS encoding RNA polymerase sigma factor; protein product: MDSSAQALPMDTALSGLQEETDFELIIRVRSGFSAAFEPLMRRYNQRLYRLSRSLCKSDADAMDILQDSYVIAYEKIAQFSGPEGFAGWLSRIVRNEALMRIRRNKLVDICSIQDHEPVELNNEGPSAVLAQRQLAKIIEQAIDQLPDSYSSVFVLRGVQQLSTQETADSLDLHIDVVKTRFSRAKKLLRSHLEQHIQAAGLEVFEFAGENCDAVVSNVMGRIIERS